The genomic window GGCACGGTGCTGGCGGACGGCGTCGCGGTCTTCGACCCGCTCGAGATCGTGACACTGCGCGAGCGGCACGGTGCGCGGCTGACGTTCTGCGGCTCCTCCACCCGGTGGCGGCCGGATCCCGCGGCCGTCGACCAGATGCGCCACTACGTCCGGCTGGCCGGGAGCTGGCTGGCAGCCAACGCCGGATTCCGCGGCATGTTCAGTGTCGACGGCCTGCTCGGCGAAGACGGCTTCACCGCCACCGAGTTGAACCCGCGCCAGGCCTCCGGGCTGGGCCTGCGGGAGGCCTGGCCCGGGTTTCCGGGCTACCTGTTCCAACGCGGCGTGCAGGAGGCGCTGCCCGGGGTGGCCGATCTGCCCTGGCAGGACGTGGAGACGGCGTTCCGCGACGCGATCCGCCGCCACCCCTCCCACAGCGTGAGCGTGCCGGCGCCGCAGGCATCACTGCCGCCGGGCGAGCACAGCGCGCACCTGATCACCGGCGACCTCGCCCGGACCGTGCGGTTCCGGCTCGACGACCGCCGCGCGCGGCTGACCGACGTCGACCCGCTGCCCGGGGACGGCTCGCTCGGGCCGACCGCCGCCGCGCTGGCCCGACTCCTCGGCCGGCCCGAACTCGCCGCTCCCTGCGACCGTTTCCACCCTGGAGGCACCCCATGACCGAGCTGCCGCACTCCGCGCACGTCGTGATCGTCAACCGGTGGTCGCGGACCGACTTCGTCGACTACACACGCTGCGTCGACCACCGCGCCCACCGGGTCAGCTACGTGACCCATCCGGCCAGGCGGGCGGCCGTGCCCGCCGAGGCGGTGGAGGTCGTCCAGGTCGCCGACCTGGACGACCTGGCGCAGGTGCACGCGGCGGTCGCCGCCCTGGCGAACCGGCACGGCGCCCCGGACCGGATCGTGGCCATGCACGAACTGGACCTGCTCACCGGTGCGGCGCTGCGGGAGCGGTGGCGGTGCCCGGGGCCCCGGGCGGAGCAGGTCCTCCCGTTCCGGGACAAGTCCGTGATGGCGGAACGGGTTTCGGCGGCGGGCCTGGCGGTGCCCAGGTTCACCCGGGTCACGGACTCCGCGGCCGTGCGCGCGTTCGCCGAGTCCGTGGGCCGGCCGATCGTCCTCAAGCCGCTGGCCGGCCGCGGTGCCAGCGGTGTCCTGCGGCTGGCCGGACCGGCCGACATTGACGCCCTCGGTGCCGCCTTCTTCACCGAAGGGTCGTACCTGGCGCAGGAGTTCAACCCCCACCCGACGTATCACGTCGACGGGGTCTTCACCGGCGAGCGGCTGGCCGAGCACCGCGTCTCCCGCTACGTCAACGACTGCCTGGCCTTCCGGGCCGCGGGCGTGCCGCTGGGGTCGGTCGAGGAGGACGACCCGGACGTCGCCCGGTACGTCGGCGCGTTCGCCACCGGGGCGCTGGCCGCGCTGACCGACCGGCCGACCGTCTTCCACCTGGAGCTCTTCGTCGACCGGGCGCGCGGGGCCTGCACCTTCCTGGAGGTCGCCGCCCGCGCGGGCGGGGCCGAAATCCCGCTCCTGTGGCGGGAGTCGGGTCGCGGTGACCTGCTGGAGACGCTGGCGCGGATCCAGCTCGGGCTCCCGGTCGCCGACCTCCCCGCCGATATCCGGGGTGAGCAGGAGATCGGCGGCTGGCTGATCGTGCCCGCGCCCCGCCTGCGGCCCGGCCGCGTCGTCGGGAGCAGCTCGATGCTCGCCCGGCCCGACGGCCCCTACACGGAGACGTTCCTGCCGGTGGGCACCGTCCTGCCGAGGACCGACCCCTACCACCAGCACGTCGGCGGCCGGTTCCGGTTCCGCGGCACGTCGAGCGCCGCCGTCGAGGCGGGCATCCGGGCCACCGCGGCGGACTTCCGGATGACCGTGGAACCGGCGGCCGAGACATCCGCACCGGACGCCGAGCGCGCCCGCCCCCGGGGCACCGGCCCCGGGGCCATCGCCCCGGACGGGTCCGCGGTGGAGTTCTTCGCCGCCCTGCTCCCGGGCACCGGAACTGCCGCCGTCGTGCACGGCGCGGTCGCCGAGGGCGGCAGCATCCTGGAACTCGGCGCCGGGGCCGGCCGGGTCACCGGCCCGCTCGTGGCACTGGGCCACCAGGTGGTCGCGGTGGACGAGTCGGCCGAGATGCTCGCCCATCTGAGCCGGGCCGCACCCGGCGCCGAGACGGTCCTCTCGCGCATCGAGGACCTGCGGCTGGACCGCACCTTCGACGCCGTGCTGCTGATGTCCTCGCTCATCAACTACGTGTCGCAGAAGCCGCTGCTGGACGCCTGCCGCCGGCACGTGGCACCGCACGGCGTGGTCGTCGTCCAGCGCACCCACCCCGGCTTCTTCGAGGACGCCGGTCCGGCCGCCTGGGAGAACCGCGGCACGCGGTTCCGCACCTACGACGTCGAGCAGCTGGCGGACGGCGCCGTGGCCTGCACCAAGGAGTACCGCATCGGCGAGCGGACCTGGACCTTCTCCGGCGTCTTCCAGCGGCTCGACGACGAGGACCTGCCGGAGGTCCTCGGCGCGTCGGGCCTGCGCTTCGAGCGCTTCCTCGACGAGCGGCGCACCTACATACTCGCTCGCGTGGCTCAGGGCCCCGGGCCCCAGCCGAAAGGACCGGTAGCAGAACGATGATCGTGAACTCGTGGAACGAATGGGACCCACTGCGCGAGGTCGTGGTCGGCTCGGCGGACAACGCCTGCTTCGAACCCATCGAGCCCGGCAACCGCCCGACCGTCCGCAACGCCCCCGCCGGCAGCCCCTTCCCGACCGGGCCCAAGCCGCGTGCCGCCATCGAGCGGGCCAACGAGGAGCTGGCGGGCCTGGCCGCCCTGCTCGAATCCCGCGGCATCACCGTCCGCCGGCCGACGCCGCACGACTTCGCCGCGCCGGTGCGGACCCCCGACTTCGAGGTGGCCAACCAGTACTGCGCGGTCTGCCCGCGGGACGTGATGATCACGATCGGCCACGAGATCATCGAGGCCACCATGTCGCGCCGGGCGCGGTACTTCGAGTTCCGCCCCTACCGCGAACTCGTCTACGAGTACTGGAACGCCGACCCCGACGTGGTGTGGACCACCGCGCCCAAGCCGTCGATGGACGACGGCATGTACCGGGAGGAGTTCTGGGAGTGGCCGCTGGCGGAGCGCCACCGCCGGATGCACTCCTTCGAGTTCTGCGTCTCCCAGGACCAGGTGGTCTTCGACGCGGCCGACATCAGCCGCTTCGGCCGCGACCTCATCGTCCAGGAGTCGATGACCACCAACCGCACCGGCATCTCCTGGCTCAAGCGGCACCTGGAACCGCGCGGGTTCCGGGTCCACCCGGTGCACTTCCCGCTGGACCACTTCCCCTCGCACATCGACTGCACCTTCGTCCCGCTGCGCCCCGGCCTGGTGCTGACCAACCCGGAGCGCCCGCTGCTCGACCGGGACGCGCGCCTCTTCCTGGACAACGACTGGCAGTTGGTGGACGCCCCGCAGCCCACGTCCGGCAATGACGAGATGCCCGAGTACTGCCAGTCCTCGAAGTGGCTGTCGATGAACGTGCTGAGCCTGTCCCCCACCACGGTGGTCTGCGAGGAGCAGGAGAAGCCGCTGCAGGACCTGCTGTCCAAGCTCGACTTCGAGGTCCTCACCGTCCCGTTCCGCAACGTGTTCGAGTACGGCGGGTCGCTGCACTGCGCCACCTGGGACATCCACCGCGAGGGCGGGCAGGAGGACTACTTCCCCACCCTCACACGCCCCTGAGGAGCGCGGGCACCCCACGGTTCCACCACGCTGAAACCCTCGTGAAACCGCGCTGAACGCGCCCTGCCGCAAGCTCTGCGGCATGACGACAACGACCCCGCACCCACTCGCCATCGCGGCCGAGGGGCTGCGCAAGGCCTACGGGGACAAGACGGTCCTCGACGGCATCGACCTCGCGGTGCCCACCGGCACCGTCTTCTCCCTGCTCGGCCCGAACGGCGCCGGCAAGACCACCGCTGTCAAGATCCTCTCCACCCTCGTCACCGCCGACGCCGGCGAACTGCACGTCGGCGGCCACGACCTGGCCGCCGACCCGCAGGCCGTGCGGGCCGCGATCGGCGTCACCGGCCAGTTCTCGGCCGTCGACGGCCTGATCACCGGCGAGGAGAACATGCTGCTCATGGCGGACCTGCACCACCTCCCCCGCCGTGAGAGCCGCCGCACCATCGCCGGACTCCTGGAGCGCTTCGACCTGGTGGAGGCCGCGCGGAAGCCCGCCGCCACCTACTCCGGCGGCATGAGGCGCCGCCTGGACATCGCCATGACGCTGGTCGGCGACCCGCGGATCATCTTCCTCGACGAGCCGACCACCGGCCTCGACCCGCGCAGCCGCCACACCATGTGGGGGATCATCCGCGAACTGGTCGCCGGCGGCGTCACCGTCTTCCTCACCACCCAGTACCTGGAGGAGGCCGACGAACTCGCCGACCGCATCGCGGTCCTGAGCGAGGGCCGGATCGCCGCCGAGGGCAGTGCCGGCGAACTGAAGCGGCTGGTCCCGGGCGGGCACGTGCGGTTGCGGTTCGCCGACCCGTCCGCGTACCGGTCGGCCGCCACCGCCCTGCGCGGGGTCACCAGGGACGACGCGGCGCTGTCGCTGCAGATCCCCAGCGACGGCAGCCAGCGCGAACTGCGCTCCATCCTCGACTGGTTGGACTCCGCCGGCGTCGCGGCCGACGAGCTGAC from Kitasatospora sp. NBC_01250 includes these protein-coding regions:
- a CDS encoding methyltransferase domain-containing protein, yielding MTELPHSAHVVIVNRWSRTDFVDYTRCVDHRAHRVSYVTHPARRAAVPAEAVEVVQVADLDDLAQVHAAVAALANRHGAPDRIVAMHELDLLTGAALRERWRCPGPRAEQVLPFRDKSVMAERVSAAGLAVPRFTRVTDSAAVRAFAESVGRPIVLKPLAGRGASGVLRLAGPADIDALGAAFFTEGSYLAQEFNPHPTYHVDGVFTGERLAEHRVSRYVNDCLAFRAAGVPLGSVEEDDPDVARYVGAFATGALAALTDRPTVFHLELFVDRARGACTFLEVAARAGGAEIPLLWRESGRGDLLETLARIQLGLPVADLPADIRGEQEIGGWLIVPAPRLRPGRVVGSSSMLARPDGPYTETFLPVGTVLPRTDPYHQHVGGRFRFRGTSSAAVEAGIRATAADFRMTVEPAAETSAPDAERARPRGTGPGAIAPDGSAVEFFAALLPGTGTAAVVHGAVAEGGSILELGAGAGRVTGPLVALGHQVVAVDESAEMLAHLSRAAPGAETVLSRIEDLRLDRTFDAVLLMSSLINYVSQKPLLDACRRHVAPHGVVVVQRTHPGFFEDAGPAAWENRGTRFRTYDVEQLADGAVACTKEYRIGERTWTFSGVFQRLDDEDLPEVLGASGLRFERFLDERRTYILARVAQGPGPQPKGPVAER
- a CDS encoding glycine amidinotransferase; amino-acid sequence: MIVNSWNEWDPLREVVVGSADNACFEPIEPGNRPTVRNAPAGSPFPTGPKPRAAIERANEELAGLAALLESRGITVRRPTPHDFAAPVRTPDFEVANQYCAVCPRDVMITIGHEIIEATMSRRARYFEFRPYRELVYEYWNADPDVVWTTAPKPSMDDGMYREEFWEWPLAERHRRMHSFEFCVSQDQVVFDAADISRFGRDLIVQESMTTNRTGISWLKRHLEPRGFRVHPVHFPLDHFPSHIDCTFVPLRPGLVLTNPERPLLDRDARLFLDNDWQLVDAPQPTSGNDEMPEYCQSSKWLSMNVLSLSPTTVVCEEQEKPLQDLLSKLDFEVLTVPFRNVFEYGGSLHCATWDIHREGGQEDYFPTLTRP
- a CDS encoding ATP-binding cassette domain-containing protein; amino-acid sequence: MTTTTPHPLAIAAEGLRKAYGDKTVLDGIDLAVPTGTVFSLLGPNGAGKTTAVKILSTLVTADAGELHVGGHDLAADPQAVRAAIGVTGQFSAVDGLITGEENMLLMADLHHLPRRESRRTIAGLLERFDLVEAARKPAATYSGGMRRRLDIAMTLVGDPRIIFLDEPTTGLDPRSRHTMWGIIRELVAGGVTVFLTTQYLEEADELADRIAVLSEGRIAAEGSAGELKRLVPGGHVRLRFADPSAYRSAATALRGVTRDDAALSLQIPSDGSQRELRSILDWLDSAGVAADELTVHTPDLDDVFFALTGGTDLPDQADRPGQPSQPDQPKETAR